The Paenibacillus sp. RUD330 genome has a segment encoding these proteins:
- a CDS encoding cysteine desulfurase family protein: MNPEKTWLYFDHCASTPPHPEVVRTLAEVMQRHYGNPSSLHRAGVDADRLIRQARELLGKLFEVEADEWIFTSGGTESNQLAIKGAARANRSKGSHLITSVTEHASVLEAFRQLEREGFEVTYLPVDSIGRISIEQLRDAMKPGTILVSLMQVNNETGAVQPIAEAGSLLRGYPDTLFHVDGVQSIGKLSVRLREWGIDLFSGSAHKLRGPKGSGFLYVRGGVRLEPLLGGGEQESGFRPGTQNVPGIVASAKAVRLSMESREERARQLGGLRSRLLERIALLPELEVNGDSAPDSPYQAPHVLNFSYAGMKPEVLVHALEEAGMLVSTKSACSSKDDKPSGVLLAMGCPRQRAAAGIRVSFGDEHGPEDIDRLADALAEAVRRLKPLERNGR, from the coding sequence ATGAACCCGGAAAAGACTTGGCTTTACTTTGACCACTGCGCTTCGACGCCTCCTCATCCGGAGGTCGTCCGGACGCTGGCAGAGGTCATGCAGCGCCATTACGGCAATCCATCCTCGCTGCATCGCGCAGGCGTCGATGCGGACCGCCTGATTCGTCAGGCGAGAGAGCTGCTCGGCAAGCTGTTCGAGGTGGAAGCGGACGAATGGATCTTCACATCGGGAGGCACGGAGAGCAACCAGCTGGCCATCAAGGGAGCGGCGAGAGCGAACCGTTCCAAAGGCAGCCATCTGATCACCTCCGTCACGGAGCACGCCTCGGTGCTGGAGGCGTTCCGCCAGCTGGAGCGCGAAGGCTTCGAGGTCACCTATCTGCCCGTCGATTCCATAGGCCGGATCAGCATCGAGCAGCTCCGCGATGCCATGAAGCCAGGCACGATTCTGGTCAGCCTGATGCAGGTCAACAACGAGACGGGAGCCGTGCAGCCGATCGCGGAAGCGGGGAGCCTGCTGCGCGGCTATCCCGATACCCTTTTCCATGTCGACGGCGTCCAGAGCATCGGCAAGCTGTCCGTTCGCTTGAGGGAGTGGGGGATCGATCTGTTCAGCGGTTCCGCCCATAAGCTCCGCGGTCCGAAGGGCAGCGGGTTCCTATACGTCCGCGGAGGCGTGAGGCTGGAGCCGCTGCTTGGAGGGGGCGAGCAGGAGAGCGGCTTCCGGCCGGGGACGCAGAACGTGCCCGGCATCGTCGCTTCCGCCAAGGCGGTCCGCCTGTCCATGGAATCCAGGGAAGAGCGCGCGCGCCAGCTGGGCGGACTGAGAAGCCGCCTGCTGGAGCGCATTGCCCTTCTGCCGGAGCTTGAGGTGAACGGGGATTCCGCACCGGATTCGCCCTATCAGGCGCCGCATGTGCTCAACTTCTCTTATGCCGGCATGAAGCCTGAAGTGCTCGTCCATGCGCTGGAGGAGGCGGGGATGCTCGTCTCGACTAAATCGGCCTGCTCCTCCAAGGACGACAAGCCGAGCGGCGTGCTGCTGGCGATGGGCTGCCCCCGGCAGAGAGCGGCAGCGGGAATCCGAGTGAGCTTCGGGGACGAGCACGGGCCGGAGGATATCGACCGGCTGGCGGACGCCCTTGCCGAAGCGGTCCGCCGCCTGAAGCCCCTTGAAAGGAATGGGAGATAA
- the thiI gene encoding tRNA uracil 4-sulfurtransferase ThiI, which translates to MIYDFITVRFGEITLKGRNRGRFEQQLLRHVQGALRHMPELEFNKTYGRIYIKLNGASYEEAAAGLRKVFGIHSFSPVKRTESDADAIRETALEVWQSLPKEPATFKVSTKRGWKGFPHPSYDMNHIVGSAILRACPGLSVDVHRPETELRIDIQPEGTYLYCASEPGAGGFPYGTNGKAMLLLSGGIDSPVAAWSAMRKGLELEAVHFHSYPFTSEQSTDKVIELARRLSVYAGKPLKLHLVSFTDIQTRFTQTGQEHLTITLMRRSMLAIAELLAEKHGAGAVVTGDSLGQVASQTLGSMNVIGRTLSLPLLRPLVMMDKQEIIDKAVRIGTYETSILPFEDCCTLFVPKSPSTNPNLRVVERTEQSIDGLEDMVRLAAENTETVVLNRGEIIKRKSAVVQESEERDWF; encoded by the coding sequence ATGATTTATGACTTCATAACCGTCCGGTTCGGCGAGATTACGCTGAAGGGCCGCAATCGGGGAAGGTTCGAGCAGCAGCTGCTGCGGCATGTTCAGGGAGCGCTCCGGCATATGCCCGAACTTGAGTTCAACAAGACGTACGGACGAATCTACATCAAGCTCAACGGGGCTTCGTACGAGGAAGCCGCAGCCGGACTGAGGAAGGTGTTCGGCATCCATTCCTTCAGTCCGGTGAAGAGGACCGAGTCGGATGCCGACGCGATCCGGGAGACGGCTCTGGAAGTATGGCAATCGCTTCCGAAGGAGCCTGCGACTTTCAAGGTGTCCACCAAAAGAGGATGGAAGGGCTTCCCGCATCCATCCTACGACATGAACCATATCGTCGGTTCAGCCATTCTTCGCGCTTGCCCCGGCCTCTCCGTGGACGTGCATCGTCCCGAGACGGAGCTGCGGATCGACATCCAGCCCGAAGGAACTTACCTCTATTGCGCGAGCGAGCCTGGCGCAGGAGGATTTCCGTACGGAACGAACGGGAAAGCGATGCTGCTGCTGTCGGGCGGCATCGACAGCCCAGTCGCCGCTTGGTCCGCCATGCGCAAAGGGCTGGAGCTGGAGGCGGTGCACTTCCACAGTTATCCGTTCACGAGCGAGCAGTCGACGGATAAGGTCATCGAGCTGGCGCGCCGGCTGTCGGTGTACGCCGGCAAGCCGCTGAAGCTCCATCTCGTCTCGTTCACGGATATCCAGACCCGGTTTACGCAGACGGGCCAGGAGCATTTGACCATTACGCTCATGAGACGCTCGATGCTCGCCATCGCGGAGCTGCTGGCGGAAAAGCATGGAGCGGGAGCCGTCGTGACCGGCGACAGCCTCGGGCAGGTGGCGAGCCAGACGCTCGGTAGCATGAACGTCATCGGCCGCACGCTGTCGCTGCCGCTGCTGAGGCCGCTCGTCATGATGGACAAGCAGGAGATCATCGACAAGGCCGTACGGATCGGCACTTACGAGACGTCCATCCTGCCGTTCGAGGACTGCTGCACGCTGTTTGTGCCGAAATCCCCGAGCACGAATCCCAATCTGCGCGTGGTGGAGCGCACCGAGCAGTCGATCGACGGGCTGGAGGACATGGTGCGGCTCGCTGCGGAGAACACGGAGACGGTCGTCCTGAACCGCGGCGAAATCATCAAGCGGAAATCTGCGGTCGTGCAGGAATCCGAGGAGCGGGATTGGTTCTAG
- a CDS encoding TerC family protein, protein MEWLGPLLTIIFIDLMLAGDNAIVIALAARNLPKEQQKKAVIWGTFGAIAIRMVATVLVVYLLDVPWLHLAGGLLLIWIAYKLLVQEDSSHDNIKAGGTLGAAIGTIVVADAAMGIDNVLAVAGASHGNIWLVIVGLLISIPIVVWGSTVFIKLIEKLPWILYVGAAVLGYTAGHMIAGEPKVSHLFDGRPMPEWVFILIVIALILGAGMLTNWMRKNKMNSQQKERETH, encoded by the coding sequence ATGGAATGGTTAGGGCCTCTGCTGACCATCATTTTCATCGATCTTATGCTTGCCGGAGACAATGCGATCGTCATCGCCCTTGCAGCCCGCAACCTGCCCAAGGAACAGCAGAAAAAGGCGGTCATCTGGGGAACGTTCGGCGCGATCGCCATCCGCATGGTCGCGACGGTGCTCGTCGTTTATCTCCTTGATGTTCCATGGCTCCATCTTGCCGGCGGTCTCCTGCTGATCTGGATTGCTTACAAGCTGCTGGTGCAAGAGGACAGCAGCCATGACAATATCAAGGCGGGCGGCACGCTCGGCGCCGCGATCGGAACGATCGTCGTCGCGGACGCCGCCATGGGCATCGACAACGTGCTCGCCGTTGCGGGCGCTTCGCACGGCAACATTTGGCTCGTCATCGTCGGCCTTCTTATCAGCATCCCTATTGTCGTATGGGGCAGCACGGTGTTCATCAAGCTGATCGAGAAGCTCCCTTGGATCCTGTACGTCGGCGCAGCCGTCCTGGGCTATACGGCCGGACATATGATCGCCGGAGAGCCGAAGGTCTCCCACCTGTTCGACGGCCGTCCGATGCCGGAATGGGTATTCATCCTCATCGTCATCGCCCTCATCCTTGGAGCGGGCATGCTGACCAACTGGATGCGGAAGAACAAAATGAACTCGCAGCAAAAAGAAAGGGAGACCCATTAG
- a CDS encoding YhcN/YlaJ family sporulation lipoprotein, with protein sequence MKKWLSAALILCLTATGCGTVAHKGDSPSPAEDQRIRTKQTDPQPEKTVGSAQAAKRLEELASRVEGVRKAHAVVAGNTAVVGIDVDGSVDRSRVGTIKYAVAQALRNDPLGVRAIVTADMDVNQRLSELGADIRRGRPIQGFAEEMADIVGRIVPQLPRNTAPENRNAASPAPMDGMHKAGAPAAHR encoded by the coding sequence ATGAAAAAATGGCTGTCGGCAGCTTTGATTCTATGCCTGACGGCGACCGGCTGCGGCACGGTCGCCCATAAGGGCGATTCTCCTTCCCCTGCTGAAGACCAGCGTATTCGTACGAAGCAAACCGATCCCCAGCCGGAAAAAACGGTCGGGTCGGCCCAGGCCGCCAAACGTCTGGAAGAACTCGCCTCCCGGGTGGAGGGCGTGCGCAAAGCCCATGCCGTCGTGGCCGGCAACACAGCCGTCGTCGGCATCGATGTCGACGGCAGCGTCGACCGCTCCCGTGTCGGAACGATCAAATACGCCGTCGCTCAGGCGCTTCGCAATGATCCGCTTGGCGTCCGAGCCATCGTGACGGCAGACATGGACGTCAATCAGCGGCTGTCGGAGCTTGGCGCCGACATCCGCCGCGGACGCCCGATTCAAGGCTTCGCGGAGGAAATGGCCGACATCGTCGGACGCATCGTGCCGCAGCTGCCTCGCAATACGGCTCCGGAAAACCGGAATGCCGCATCGCCGGCTCCGATGGACGGCATGCACAAAGCCGGCGCGCCGGCTGCACATCGCTGA
- the typA gene encoding translational GTPase TypA, producing MQARENIRNIAIIAHVDHGKTTLVDKLLQQSGTFRDHEVVHERAMDSNDLERERGITILAKNTAINYKNYLINIVDTPGHADFGGEVERIMKMVDGVLLVVDAFEGCMPQTKFVLRKALEHNLTPIVVLNKIDRPNATPEAVVDEVLDLFIELGANDQQLEFPVVYASALMGTSSMSLDKQDENMEAMYETIVQHIPHPTESVTDPLQFLVTLLDYNEYMGRIAIGRVNRGVIRQGQTVAVMTREGGIKQARIEKLFGFQGLKRVEVEEAAGGDIVAIAGIKDINIGETIADPAKPEALPVLEIDEPTLQMTFLVNNSPFAGREGKWVTSRKLRERLYKELETDVALRVEDTDSPDVFIVSGRGELHLGILIENMRREGYELQVSKPEVIVKEIDGVKSEPYERLLIDVPEESMGAVMESLGTRKAEMVNMVNNGNGQVRLEFIIPARGLIGYRTHFLTLTRGYGIMNHAFDSYGPIAGSGVGGRHQGVLVATENGVSTFYGMMGVEDRGILFLEPGTEIYEGMIVGEHNRDQDIVVNICKEKQLTNIRSATKDDTVRLKTPRTYSLEAALEYLNDDEYCEITPKSIRMRKKLLNKSERERAEKQRKTSASV from the coding sequence ATGCAAGCAAGAGAAAACATTCGCAATATCGCCATTATCGCGCACGTCGACCACGGCAAAACGACGCTTGTCGACAAGCTGCTGCAACAGTCCGGAACGTTCCGCGACCATGAAGTCGTCCATGAAAGGGCGATGGACTCCAACGATCTGGAGCGGGAGCGCGGCATTACGATTCTGGCGAAAAACACCGCGATCAACTATAAGAACTACCTCATCAACATCGTCGATACTCCCGGACACGCCGACTTCGGCGGCGAAGTGGAGCGCATCATGAAGATGGTCGACGGCGTACTGCTCGTCGTGGACGCTTTCGAAGGCTGCATGCCGCAGACGAAGTTCGTTCTGCGCAAGGCTCTCGAGCACAACCTGACCCCGATCGTCGTCCTGAACAAGATCGACCGTCCGAACGCGACTCCTGAGGCTGTCGTGGACGAGGTTCTCGATCTCTTCATCGAGCTCGGCGCCAATGACCAGCAGCTCGAATTCCCGGTCGTGTACGCCTCCGCTCTCATGGGCACGTCCAGCATGAGCCTGGATAAGCAGGACGAGAACATGGAAGCCATGTACGAAACGATCGTCCAGCATATCCCGCATCCGACCGAGAGCGTCACGGATCCGCTGCAATTCCTCGTCACGCTGCTTGACTATAACGAATACATGGGCCGCATCGCGATCGGCCGCGTCAACCGCGGCGTCATCCGCCAAGGCCAGACGGTCGCCGTCATGACCCGCGAAGGCGGAATCAAGCAGGCCCGGATCGAGAAGCTGTTCGGCTTCCAGGGACTGAAGCGCGTCGAGGTCGAAGAAGCGGCCGGCGGCGACATCGTCGCCATCGCAGGCATCAAGGACATCAACATCGGCGAGACGATCGCGGATCCCGCGAAGCCTGAAGCCCTGCCGGTGCTGGAGATCGACGAGCCGACGCTGCAGATGACGTTCCTCGTCAACAACAGCCCGTTCGCCGGACGCGAAGGCAAGTGGGTCACTTCCCGCAAGCTTCGCGAGCGCCTCTACAAAGAGCTTGAGACCGACGTCGCGCTGCGCGTCGAAGATACGGACAGCCCGGACGTATTCATCGTATCGGGTCGGGGCGAGCTTCACCTCGGCATCCTGATCGAGAACATGCGCCGCGAAGGATACGAGCTGCAGGTATCCAAGCCTGAGGTCATCGTCAAGGAAATCGACGGCGTGAAATCCGAGCCGTACGAGCGCCTGCTCATCGACGTTCCGGAAGAAAGCATGGGAGCCGTCATGGAGAGCCTCGGTACGCGCAAAGCGGAAATGGTCAACATGGTCAACAACGGCAACGGCCAGGTCCGACTGGAATTCATCATTCCAGCACGCGGCCTGATCGGCTACCGGACCCATTTCCTGACGCTGACGCGCGGTTACGGCATTATGAACCATGCGTTCGACAGCTACGGTCCGATCGCCGGCTCCGGAGTCGGCGGACGCCACCAAGGCGTTCTGGTCGCAACCGAGAACGGCGTATCGACCTTCTACGGCATGATGGGCGTAGAAGACCGCGGCATCCTGTTCCTGGAGCCGGGCACCGAGATCTACGAGGGCATGATCGTCGGCGAGCACAACCGCGATCAGGACATCGTCGTCAACATCTGCAAGGAAAAGCAGCTGACGAACATCCGCTCCGCGACGAAGGACGATACGGTCCGGCTCAAAACGCCGCGCACGTACAGCCTCGAAGCTGCGCTGGAATATCTCAATGACGACGAATACTGCGAAATCACGCCTAAATCCATTCGGATGCGCAAGAAGCTCCTGAACAAGAGCGAGCGCGAGCGCGCCGAGAAGCAGCGCAAAACTTCGGCAAGCGTATAA
- a CDS encoding PhoH family protein has protein sequence MTKIFVLDTNVLLHDPQALYAFDDNEVIIPAVVLEEIDSKKRLADELGRNARHVSRLLDGMREEGRLHEGISLPRGGLLKVELNHRSYVRVQEMFGEMSNDNRILAVALNYHMEEEEEGAGREVVLVSKDVLVRIKADVLGLQAEDYLSDRAVEPSDVYTGTATLFVHPSIIDEFYSYRFLSIKSLQLSSRLHPNEFIILRDELGTSKSALLKVSQDGARLEPLYLSNDPVWGITARNAQQRMALELLLNDDIPLVTLTGKAGTGKTLLALAAGLLKIEDEHKYKKLLIARPVVPMGKDIGYLPGEKDEKLRPWMQPIYDNLEFLFDTKKSGDIDKILMGLGSIQVEALTYIRGRSIPGQFIIIDEAQNLSRHEVKTIVSRVGEGSKIVLMGDPEQIDHPYLDSMSNGLTHIVESFKQEGLSGHINLEKGERSKLAQLAADLL, from the coding sequence GTGACCAAAATCTTCGTACTGGATACAAATGTGCTGCTTCATGATCCGCAGGCTCTCTACGCTTTCGACGACAACGAAGTCATCATCCCGGCCGTCGTGCTGGAGGAGATCGATTCCAAGAAACGGCTGGCCGACGAGCTGGGACGCAATGCGCGCCATGTGTCGCGGCTGCTGGACGGAATGCGGGAAGAGGGCAGGCTGCATGAAGGCATCTCGCTCCCGAGGGGCGGACTGCTCAAGGTGGAGCTGAACCACCGCAGCTATGTACGGGTGCAGGAAATGTTCGGGGAGATGTCCAATGACAACCGCATTCTGGCTGTCGCCCTGAATTACCATATGGAGGAAGAAGAGGAGGGGGCGGGCCGCGAGGTCGTGCTCGTCAGCAAGGATGTGCTGGTGCGGATCAAGGCCGATGTGCTCGGCCTGCAAGCCGAGGATTATTTGTCCGATCGGGCGGTGGAGCCGTCGGATGTGTACACGGGGACGGCGACGCTGTTCGTCCATCCGTCCATCATCGACGAATTCTATTCCTACCGGTTCCTGAGCATCAAGAGCCTGCAGCTGTCCTCCAGGCTCCATCCCAATGAATTCATCATTCTGAGGGATGAGCTCGGAACCTCCAAGAGCGCCCTGCTGAAGGTGAGCCAGGATGGGGCGAGGCTGGAGCCGCTGTATCTGAGCAATGATCCCGTCTGGGGCATCACCGCCCGCAACGCCCAGCAGCGGATGGCGCTGGAGCTGCTCCTGAACGACGATATTCCGCTCGTGACGCTGACCGGCAAGGCGGGCACCGGCAAGACGCTGCTTGCCCTCGCGGCCGGCCTGCTCAAGATCGAGGATGAGCATAAATACAAGAAGCTGCTGATTGCGCGCCCCGTCGTCCCGATGGGCAAGGATATCGGCTACCTCCCGGGAGAGAAGGACGAGAAGCTGCGCCCGTGGATGCAGCCGATCTACGACAATCTGGAATTCCTCTTCGATACCAAGAAGTCCGGCGATATCGACAAGATTCTGATGGGACTCGGCAGCATTCAGGTCGAGGCGCTGACCTATATCCGCGGGCGCTCCATCCCGGGCCAGTTCATCATCATCGACGAGGCGCAGAATCTCAGCCGGCATGAGGTGAAGACGATTGTCTCCCGCGTCGGCGAGGGGAGCAAGATCGTGCTGATGGGCGATCCTGAGCAGATCGACCATCCGTATCTGGATTCCATGAGCAACGGACTGACCCATATCGTCGAAAGCTTCAAGCAGGAGGGGCTGAGCGGACATATCAACCTGGAAAAGGGAGAGCGCTCGAAGCTGGCTCAGCTTGCGGCCGACCTGCTTTAG
- a CDS encoding LCP family protein, whose protein sequence is MTTGNGSPPRRPGGSPPAGRGARSGAVKKRKPRFWMRRFMLFASLLVFIAVGYGVYLFMDANKAIKEMSYGTSSEVGSIGSSPFGMLVMGVDTRGEGGLLNTDVLMAAAFNPKTKSAVVVSIPRDSRIEVKGYKTRKVNSYYSAFLRNAKSEGKGVSQENAEHAAAKGMKDAIGRFLGIPIAYSANVNFQGFADVVDALGGVNVNVDMDMDYDDHAGQPGGTSIHLRKGEQKLGGEDALGFVRYRKSNDGKNMSSDFERNERQEQVVGAITDRMMSVPGLLRLGNVFGAVGGNVKTDMPASDIREMMRVYFGISKEDIAFIPLTGEWRSPYVYLDEAVVAKASKALQSKLDE, encoded by the coding sequence ATGACTACAGGCAACGGATCCCCCCCGCGCCGGCCGGGCGGCAGCCCGCCGGCAGGACGAGGCGCACGCAGTGGCGCCGTCAAGAAACGCAAGCCCCGGTTTTGGATGCGAAGATTCATGCTGTTCGCCTCGCTGCTTGTTTTCATTGCGGTCGGTTACGGCGTCTATCTGTTCATGGACGCGAACAAGGCGATCAAGGAGATGAGCTACGGAACGAGCTCCGAAGTCGGTTCCATCGGCAGCAGCCCGTTCGGCATGCTGGTCATGGGAGTCGATACGCGAGGAGAAGGCGGCTTGCTGAATACCGATGTCCTTATGGCGGCCGCGTTCAATCCGAAGACCAAAAGCGCGGTTGTCGTCTCCATTCCGCGCGATTCCAGAATAGAGGTCAAAGGCTACAAGACCCGCAAGGTCAACAGCTATTATTCGGCTTTTCTGCGAAATGCCAAGAGTGAAGGAAAGGGCGTCTCCCAGGAGAATGCGGAGCATGCCGCAGCCAAGGGGATGAAGGATGCCATCGGCCGTTTTCTCGGCATTCCGATCGCGTATTCGGCGAACGTCAACTTCCAAGGCTTCGCCGACGTGGTGGATGCGCTCGGAGGCGTGAACGTCAATGTCGACATGGATATGGACTATGACGATCATGCCGGCCAGCCCGGCGGCACGAGCATCCATCTGCGCAAGGGCGAACAGAAGCTCGGCGGCGAGGATGCGCTTGGATTCGTGCGCTACCGCAAGTCCAACGACGGCAAGAACATGTCGAGCGATTTCGAGCGCAACGAGCGCCAGGAGCAGGTCGTCGGGGCGATTACGGACCGGATGATGTCGGTTCCGGGACTGCTGCGCCTGGGCAATGTATTTGGAGCCGTCGGAGGCAATGTGAAGACGGATATGCCGGCATCGGATATTCGGGAAATGATGAGGGTATACTTCGGCATCTCCAAGGAGGATATCGCCTTCATTCCTTTGACCGGGGAGTGGAGAAGCCCCTACGTGTATCTGGACGAGGCTGTCGTTGCGAAGGCGAGCAAGGCGCTCCAGTCCAAACTGGATGAATGA
- a CDS encoding YlaH-like family protein, translating to MQHWLSEHALVSYILILAGVIYIFNKVFRPQQRLPILKEILVYVIMAIGSAILVVFQIDKLPIIQCMAVAVLLMFMLRIRQFNDRRQAKRQNAPGAGES from the coding sequence ATGCAGCATTGGCTCAGCGAGCATGCGCTCGTATCGTATATCCTGATTCTGGCAGGCGTTATCTATATCTTCAACAAGGTATTCCGTCCGCAGCAGCGCTTGCCGATTCTCAAGGAAATTCTGGTCTACGTCATCATGGCTATCGGTTCGGCCATTCTGGTCGTCTTCCAAATCGACAAGCTTCCGATCATTCAATGCATGGCGGTTGCCGTCCTGTTGATGTTCATGCTGAGGATCCGGCAGTTCAACGACCGCCGGCAAGCCAAACGCCAGAATGCGCCTGGAGCTGGAGAAAGCTAG
- a CDS encoding TerC family protein: MDNLWIFLQIIMINILLSGDNAVVIAMASRQLPSQQRKRAVWWGSFAAVGLRCLLTLAAISLLKLPYLQAAGSVLLVWIAVKLLHDAEAGRRPGTSGARPAVAATLAGAVWTIVTADFIMSLDNVLAVAAVADGEPVLMMLGIILSIPMIIWGSHVLGKLLARYPSLVYAGSGLLGYAAGEMLVSDPGLHGAFARIPLAHAAIPVLFIPLVIVLGIATMKKNRP; the protein is encoded by the coding sequence GTGGACAATCTCTGGATTTTTCTGCAGATCATCATGATCAACATTTTGCTCAGCGGGGACAATGCCGTGGTCATTGCGATGGCCAGCCGCCAGCTGCCCTCGCAGCAGCGCAAGCGCGCCGTCTGGTGGGGATCCTTCGCCGCGGTCGGGCTGAGATGCCTGCTGACGCTCGCCGCCATCTCTCTGCTGAAGCTCCCATACCTGCAGGCGGCAGGCTCCGTGCTGCTGGTATGGATCGCCGTCAAGCTGCTGCATGACGCCGAAGCGGGCAGGCGCCCCGGCACTTCCGGAGCGAGGCCGGCTGTCGCCGCGACCTTGGCCGGCGCCGTATGGACGATCGTCACGGCGGACTTCATCATGAGCCTCGACAATGTGCTTGCCGTTGCCGCCGTGGCGGACGGCGAACCTGTCCTTATGATGCTCGGAATCATCCTCAGCATACCGATGATCATCTGGGGCAGCCATGTGCTGGGCAAGCTTCTGGCCCGCTACCCGTCGCTTGTCTACGCAGGCTCCGGCCTGCTGGGATACGCGGCCGGCGAAATGCTGGTCTCCGACCCTGGCCTGCACGGCGCGTTCGCGCGGATTCCGCTCGCGCATGCCGCGATTCCGGTGCTGTTCATTCCGCTCGTTATCGTGCTCGGCATCGCCACGATGAAAAAAAACCGGCCATGA
- a CDS encoding extracellular solute-binding protein: MMARKKYLLLPGAALAAALLLVQQEHPAEDPPGSAQPTAVWDEPPAGGGEKAEQRERLSVSVSLDEQEYAALSERSRLWAQRHPGWDIQLVNSTPAETGTGEWRRRALLGEAGDIVLLPSSEIIPLAAAGVLLPLDKLMAGSAGFGGSGAFWEPLYWNGYLWGVPRDADPDVLVWKDSKLMEAGLLRPPTAWEEMELAGAGHPGVATVLIGRNDAGAAAAWVAGWKPEAGAERLPERLKQALSGKGDGGGMQAYSSYEEAEAAMAAGKAFSAIIPWSEYRRWNPGAGYTPDYRLALDTASLRMRSYGIMATSASPDAAAAWIAGMTESAAGKGAADAAYRLLPKQSLYIGDSSGEGGFPADWQPQLFQGKEGRLHLHGADLLAPLWKSYWNARGGMPPEQLASSWLEAIEKRPSAK, encoded by the coding sequence ATGATGGCGAGAAAAAAATACCTGCTGCTGCCGGGAGCCGCTCTCGCCGCCGCTCTGCTGCTCGTGCAGCAGGAGCATCCGGCCGAGGATCCTCCGGGCAGCGCTCAGCCTACCGCCGTCTGGGACGAGCCTCCTGCGGGCGGCGGTGAAAAGGCCGAGCAGCGCGAACGGCTCAGTGTAAGCGTTTCCCTGGATGAACAGGAATACGCCGCGCTGTCGGAACGAAGCCGCCTGTGGGCGCAAAGGCATCCCGGCTGGGATATCCAGCTGGTGAATTCTACGCCGGCAGAGACTGGAACAGGCGAGTGGAGACGCCGGGCGCTGCTTGGAGAGGCAGGGGACATCGTGCTTCTGCCGAGCTCGGAGATCATCCCTCTCGCCGCGGCCGGAGTCCTCCTGCCGCTGGACAAGCTGATGGCGGGCAGCGCCGGCTTCGGAGGAAGCGGGGCATTCTGGGAGCCGCTTTACTGGAACGGCTACTTATGGGGAGTGCCCCGTGATGCGGACCCGGATGTGCTGGTGTGGAAGGACAGCAAGCTGATGGAGGCAGGGCTGCTGCGGCCCCCGACGGCATGGGAAGAGATGGAGCTGGCTGGTGCCGGCCATCCTGGCGTCGCCACCGTCCTCATCGGAAGAAACGATGCCGGAGCAGCCGCAGCGTGGGTCGCCGGATGGAAGCCGGAAGCCGGCGCCGAGCGGCTTCCGGAGCGCCTCAAGCAGGCGCTGTCGGGCAAAGGGGATGGAGGCGGGATGCAGGCGTACTCCTCCTATGAGGAAGCGGAAGCGGCCATGGCGGCGGGCAAGGCGTTTTCGGCCATCATTCCGTGGTCGGAATACAGGCGATGGAATCCCGGAGCAGGCTATACGCCCGATTACCGCCTGGCGCTCGATACCGCTTCGCTGCGGATGAGAAGTTATGGAATCATGGCTACGAGCGCAAGCCCCGACGCCGCTGCGGCGTGGATCGCGGGCATGACGGAGTCGGCTGCCGGGAAGGGGGCTGCGGATGCGGCGTACAGGCTGCTGCCCAAGCAGAGCCTGTACATCGGAGATTCCTCCGGAGAAGGCGGCTTTCCGGCAGACTGGCAGCCGCAGCTATTCCAGGGCAAGGAGGGGCGGCTACATCTCCATGGAGCCGACCTGCTCGCTCCGCTCTGGAAATCCTATTGGAATGCCCGGGGCGGAATGCCGCCGGAGCAGCTGGCGTCTTCCTGGCTTGAGGCCATCGAAAAGCGGCCCTCCGCAAAATGA